The following coding sequences lie in one Candidatus Eremiobacterota bacterium genomic window:
- a CDS encoding DNA-processing protein DprA, with protein MYVRGRLPKDGVAVVGSRWPPSEAADFAYELARRLRMPIVAGLAPGIDAAAHRGALAAGVPTVAFVPYGFGCTDPPEHGELEAAIVASGGAIATLLPPGTPVSEQAKVERDRLQAEHARAVVLVCSEIDGGAMHTMRFARELGRPRFAVRPPRQAVGSYEWAGNLQCIADGATVLAFDINQALTVIHASQPT; from the coding sequence GTGTACGTGCGCGGGCGTCTGCCGAAAGACGGAGTCGCGGTCGTCGGCAGCCGATGGCCGCCATCCGAAGCAGCGGATTTTGCCTACGAGCTCGCGCGTCGGTTGCGAATGCCGATCGTAGCCGGGCTCGCGCCCGGCATTGACGCCGCCGCGCACCGTGGTGCACTCGCCGCCGGGGTGCCCACCGTCGCATTCGTTCCCTATGGATTCGGGTGCACCGACCCGCCCGAGCATGGCGAGCTCGAAGCCGCAATCGTTGCTTCCGGCGGTGCAATTGCGACGCTCTTGCCGCCCGGAACGCCAGTTTCGGAGCAGGCGAAGGTCGAACGCGACCGCCTCCAGGCCGAGCACGCGCGCGCGGTCGTGCTCGTCTGCAGCGAGATTGACGGCGGTGCGATGCACACGATGCGATTTGCTCGCGAGCTTGGGCGGCCACGGTTCGCCGTGCGGCCGCCGCGCCAAGCTGTCGGATCGTATGAGTGGGCGGGCAACCTGCAATGCATTGCGGACGGCGCAACGGTGCTTGCGTTCGATATCAACCAGGCCCTAACGGTAATTCATGCTTCGCAACCTACCTAA
- a CDS encoding DUF4127 family protein: protein MIHVVALIAAIAFLPIDDRPVTSQLPVMLGQIAGVPVDQPPRALLGRFLNSGRSDALIAWLNGEAAQSRTRAFVLSTDMLAYGGLTASRIPVASYDDAYFRLREIAHVRGRAPDAWIGAFGTIMRLAPTGIPAGTAFFAPYPTWLYLQEYANLHDPPLASEVHRAAELRRLIGSATLDAYLAARARNLAVDRLLLKLTAAGAIDRLVLGQDDAGPVGLHVPDVNLLQAELTGQGLRARASIEPGADELGGALVAHAIARAAGWTPHIAVRYSTPDGAVFQDPIEYAPISTAIDALIAVCGGVRDDADPQIVLYVRVPDTSAMQDDDFVSAMSRDATAGRSVALADLSYLRSYEQQAAFARRILGSGLASRLDAYSSWNTNANTVGTALGEAIAAGSGRRLHTYDDLAHRTFTFVMFLDDYAFHDEVRPDLNATLAAQGITDHSLLSPDVAAAMSERDRALLWSYATAILAQLDPGYHVAALSIGLPWNRTFETSIDIGIAPNL, encoded by the coding sequence GTGATTCACGTCGTTGCACTGATCGCTGCGATTGCGTTTTTGCCGATCGACGATCGCCCCGTCACGTCACAACTTCCCGTGATGCTGGGGCAGATCGCCGGTGTTCCGGTCGACCAGCCGCCACGCGCGTTGCTGGGGCGTTTCTTGAACTCCGGGCGCTCCGACGCGCTGATCGCCTGGCTCAACGGCGAAGCGGCGCAGTCGCGGACCCGAGCCTTCGTTCTCTCGACCGACATGCTGGCGTACGGTGGCCTTACGGCCTCGCGGATTCCCGTCGCATCGTATGACGACGCCTATTTTCGGTTGCGCGAGATTGCGCACGTTCGCGGACGCGCTCCCGATGCTTGGATCGGCGCGTTTGGCACGATCATGCGCTTAGCGCCCACGGGAATTCCCGCTGGAACGGCGTTCTTTGCGCCTTATCCGACCTGGCTCTATTTACAGGAGTATGCAAACCTTCACGATCCCCCGCTCGCGAGTGAAGTGCACCGCGCCGCGGAGCTGCGCCGGCTCATCGGCTCCGCGACGCTCGACGCGTATCTCGCCGCCCGCGCGCGCAATCTCGCCGTGGATCGTTTGCTCTTGAAGTTGACGGCCGCCGGAGCGATCGACCGGCTCGTGCTCGGACAGGACGATGCCGGTCCCGTTGGGCTGCACGTGCCCGACGTCAATCTTTTGCAAGCCGAACTCACGGGGCAAGGACTGCGCGCTCGCGCATCCATCGAGCCCGGCGCCGACGAGCTGGGCGGCGCGCTGGTCGCGCATGCGATCGCGCGCGCGGCCGGATGGACGCCGCACATTGCAGTTCGCTACTCAACGCCGGATGGCGCCGTTTTCCAAGATCCAATCGAGTACGCCCCCATCTCGACCGCGATTGATGCACTGATCGCCGTTTGCGGAGGCGTTCGCGACGATGCCGATCCGCAGATCGTGCTCTACGTCCGCGTCCCGGATACGAGCGCGATGCAAGACGATGATTTTGTCTCCGCAATGAGCCGCGATGCGACCGCCGGGCGCTCCGTTGCCCTCGCCGACCTCTCCTATCTGCGCTCGTACGAGCAGCAAGCCGCCTTCGCTCGGCGCATCCTCGGATCGGGGCTGGCGTCGCGGCTCGACGCCTACTCGTCGTGGAACACCAACGCCAATACCGTTGGCACGGCGCTGGGCGAAGCGATTGCAGCGGGCAGTGGAAGGCGATTGCATACGTACGACGACCTCGCCCATCGGACGTTCACGTTCGTGATGTTTCTCGACGACTATGCCTTTCATGATGAGGTGCGCCCCGATTTGAATGCAACCCTCGCAGCACAGGGCATCACCGACCATTCGCTGCTATCGCCGGACGTTGCGGCGGCGATGAGCGAGCGCGATCGCGCGCTGCTGTGGAGCTACGCGACGGCTATCCTCGCTCAGCTCGACCCGGGCTATCACGTCGCCGCATTATCGATCGGCTTGCCGTGGAACCGCACCTTTGAAACGTCCATCGATATCGGCATCGCGCCGAATCTGTGA